One stretch of Sebastes umbrosus isolate fSebUmb1 chromosome 5, fSebUmb1.pri, whole genome shotgun sequence DNA includes these proteins:
- the si:ch73-63e15.2 gene encoding protein strawberry notch homolog 2 isoform X3 yields MPTLPSALAMDGENYLHPEGPQLDSSLFSVASSNMESSIYASSGSWGSYSQQAGYSIHCPMQSGNQQYHLNSSTTTTTPDVPMDMYSGFPDVDFSSLNLPRNGDFPQDLSCIDDLSTNSLFSSPADSLSEYADAQPFISPDNLTTVPTLWDVNTSTTTPAQSQLEPQRTQSPPEEEEDAEEEETEELGHVDTYAEYRPSKSTIGISHPDIVVETNTLSSVPPPDITYTVSIPEPAINGGLLSALQLEAIIYACQQHEVILQNNQRAGFLIGDGAGVGKGRTVAGIILENYLKGRKKALWFSISNDLKFDAERDLKDIDAQSIPVHALNKIKYGDTATSEGVLFATYSALIGESQAGGQHRTRIKQILDWCKPDFDGVIIFDECHKAKNATSTKMGKAVLDLQNKLPRARVVYASATGASEPKNMIYMSRLGIWGEGTPFRAFEDFLHAIEKRGVGAMEIVAMDMKVSGMYIARQLSFSGVSFRIEEIGLDSDFKLVYNKAAILWAEALQVFMRAADELGLVSRKSLWGQFWSSHQRFFKYLCIAAKVRCLVELAQKDLQAGKCIVIGLQSTGESRTREVLDENDGQLDRFVSAAEGVFQSLVTKHFPSEKQRREKAPGNKRKRKPRGRQTKVPKHTVDSGGVINISDDSSSDSDGMDTDSNSSPDSLLDNDDVIFVNHTSCQTARIEEMKQSLLNKISILGKELPLNTLDELIDKFGGPDKVSEMTGRKGRVVRRPDGSVRYESRAEQGLTIDHINIKEKDRFMGAEKFVAIISEAASSGISLQADKRVKNQRRRVHMTLELPWSADRAIQQFGRTHRSNQVTAPEYIFLISELAGERRFASIVAKRLESLGALTHGDRRATESRDLSKYNFENKYGTKALDKITKAILGHIENKVPPPKGYPGGEGIFFRDMKLGMMDVGIFCRESRFGINTEKDCSITKFLNRILGLEVHKQNHLFQYFTDNFDYLIEKDKKEGKYDMGILDLAPGNDEIYEEKQETFLTVGNPQDGQVVLYKISVDRGMPWDEAFNRSLKLSGPDDGFYLSLKLRGNHPCVLLAEQGRGKNLIVYKPNIGKQTHPESLDNLQQRYRKVTPEEARDSWENQFTFSFKKCSHANWNGKCKKIEEGQECLQGMRLRQYHMLCGALLRVWKRVSDVVSDITSSSILQIVRLKTKQHNKQVGIKIPENCVPRVREELLQMDEEVKRRRKEREQQAAEQQLAEDRMRKMEQDNKHLLANLFNQKPMLNQSLVQSLAQSQILKQKLNQNALQRTQTGSISQLQRLQAQAQSALQQPSQNLPLLSLQRNPSQTQQRTHNSWPNNSTTPNQGAVPNTVSIRSNYSNFFPPSFSPFPQRKNPSLPLHQTTLSHNLSSKNPLDEILDLTVGSPSPSPDSTEVGLNLDSLAGHAAAFGDDFNLESLISQTAPNAQHAAQIQQPLLLQQQQHLQATQQQNLNLLANNHQDLLDLFDLPLSPQMPTQKASPSSSTSSCSSSTSSNSNNLVPHVPAGLLPASSLIPASSSSSLFSSPSSSSSLFSNSSPRFSSNYLLSPSDSLPLPNGHSVALDVREALNSMLQEPDRKSVIKYRPE; encoded by the exons GACCTGTCCTGCATTGATGACCTCTCCACAAactctctgttctcctctccGGCTGACTCACTGTCGGAGTATGCTGATGCCCAGCCCTTCATCAGCCCTGACAACCTGACCACGGTGCCCACCCTCTGGGACGTCAACACTAGTACCACCACACCAGCACAGAGCCAGCTAGAG CCTCAGAGAACCCAGTCGCCcccggaggaggaagaggatgctgaggaagaggagacagaggaactGGGACATGTAGACACATATGCTGAGTACAGACCTTCCAAAT ccACTATAGGAATTTCTCATCCTGACATAGTGGTGGAGACCAACACGCTATCCAGTGTCCCACCTCCTGACATCACATACACTGTGTCTATCCCTGAGCCAGCTATTAACGGTGGCCTGCTGTCCGCTCTACAGCTAGAGGCCATCATCTACGCCTGCCAg CAACACGAGGTTATCCTTCAGAACAACCAGAGGGCAGGCTTCCTGATCGGAGATGGGGCAGGGGTCGGAAAGGGACGCACTGTGGCAGGAATCATCCTGGAGAACTACCTTAAGGGAAGGAAGAAAGCACTATG GTTCAGCATATCCAATGACCTGAAATTTGATGCAGAGAGAGATCTCAAAGACATAGATGCACAGAGTATTCCTGTGCATGCCTTAAACAAG ATTAAGTATGGAGACACAGCTACCTCAGAAGGAGTCCTGTTTGCAACTTACTCTGCGCTGATTGGAGAGAGCCAGGCAGGAGGGCAGCACCGGACGAGAATTAAACAGATCTTAGACTGGTGCAAGCCAGACTTTGATGGAGTT ATTATTTTTGATGAATGCCACAAAGCCAAGAATGCCACATCTACAAAGATGGGCAAGGCAGTGCTTGACCTGCAAAACAAGCTGCCGCGGGCCAGAGTGGTGTATGCCAGTGCCACAG GTGCCTCTGAGCCAAAGAACATGATCTATATGAGCCGCCTGGGAATCTGGGGTGAGGGCACGCCCTTCAGAGCCTTTGAGGACTTCCTGCACGCCATCGAGAAGAG AGGTGTCGGTGCCATGGAGATTGTTGCCATGGACATGAAAGTGAGCGGCATGTACATCGCCAGGCAGCTGAGCTTCTCAGGGGTGTCTTTCCGCATCGAAGAGATCGGACTGGACAGTGACTTCAAACTGGTCTATAACAAAGCTGCCATACTG TGGGCGGAGGCGTTGCAGGTGTTCATGCGTGCAGCTGATGAGCTGGGCCTGGTCAGCAGGAAGTCTCTGTGGGGGCAGTTCTGGTCGTCTCACCAGCGCTTCTTCAAATACCTCTGTATCGCTGCCAAGGTCCGCTGCCTGGTGGAGCTGGCCCAAAAAGATTTGCAGGCCGGAAAG TGCATCGTTATTGGGCTGCAGTCTACTGGAGAGTCCCGCACCAGAGAAGTCCTGGATGAGAATGACGGACAGCTGGACAGATTTGTCTCTGCAGCAGA GGGAGTATTCCAGTCTCTTGTAACGAAACATTTCCCTTCagagaaacagaggagagagaaggcaCCAGGGAATAAGAGAAAAC GAAAGCCTCGAGGTCGCCAGACCAAGGTACCCAAACACACCGTGGACAGCGGTGGTGTGATCAACATCAGCGATGACAGCAGTAGTGATTCCGATGGCATGGACACGGACTCCAACTCCTCACCAGACTCCCTGCTAgacaatgatgatgtcatatttGTTAACCACACTAGCTGCCAGACAG CCAGGATAGAGGAGATGAAGCAGAGCCTCCTCAACAAAATATCCATACTGGGAAAAGAACTACCTCTCAATACCTTGGACGAGCTCATCGATAAGTTTGGAGGACCCGATAAAGTCTCAGAG ATGACTGGTCGTAAGGGTCGTGTGGTGCGGCGTCCTGATGGCAGCGTCCGTTATGAGTCCCGGGCTGAGCAGGGTCTCACCATCGACCACATTAACATCAAGGAGAAAGATCGCTTCATGGGGGCAGAGAAG TTTGTGGCCATCATCTCAGAGGCAGCCAGCTCTGGGATTTCCCTGCAGGCGGACAAGCGAGTGAAAAACCAGAGGCGTAGGGTCCACATGACCTTGGAGCTGCCCTGGAGTGCAGACAGGGCCATTCAGCAATTTG GTCGCACCCATCGGTCCAACCAGGTGACAGCCCCAGAGTACATCTTCCTCATCTCAGAGTTGGCTGGGGAGAGACGTTTTGCCTCCATTGTGGCTAAGAGACTAGAGAGCCTG GGTGCATTAACTCATGGAGACAGAAGAGCCACAGAATCCAGAGACCTGAGCAAGTACAACTTTGAGAACAAG TATGGTACCAAGGCTCTAGATAAGATCACCAAAGCAATCCTTGGCCACATAGAGAACAAGGTGCCCCCTCCCAAAGGCTACCCCGGGGGCGAAGGCATATTCTTCAGAG aCATGAAACTTGGAATGATGGATGTGGGCATCTTTTGTAGGGAGTCTCGCTTTGGGATCAATACTGAGAAAG ACTGCAGCATCACCAAGTTCTTAAATCGCATCCTGGGTCTGGAGGTCCACAAGCAGAACCATCTCTTCCAGTACTTCACCGACAACTTTGACTACCTAATCGAAAAGGATAAGAAGGAGGGCAAATATGACATGGGAATCCTAG ACCTTGCCCCGGGTAACGACGAGATTTACGAGGAGAAACAGGAAACGTTCTTGACAGTTGGAAACCCTCAGGATGGACAGGTTGTTCTCTATAAG ATCAGTGTGGACAGAGGCATGCCCTGGGACGAGGCCTTCAACAGGTCACTGAAGCTCAGCGGTCCTGACGACGGGTTCTACTTGTCCCTGAAG CTGCGAGGTAACCACCCATGTGTGCTGCTAGCTGAGCAAGGACGAGGAAAGAACCTAATCGTCTACAAGCCCAACATTGGCAAGCAGACGCACCCTGAGAGCCTGGACAACCTGCAGCAACGTTACCGGAAG GTGACTCCAGAGGAAGCCAGGGACAGCTGGGAGAACCAGTTCACCTTCTCCTTCAAGAAGTGTAGCCATGCCAACTG GAATGGgaagtgtaagaaaatagaGGAAGGTCAGGAGTGTCTGCAGGGTATGCGCCTCCGTCAGTACCACATGCTGTGTGGAGCTCTGTTGCGTGTGTGGAAGCGCGTATCCGATGTGGTGTCTGACATCACCAGCTCCAGCATCCTGCAGATTGTCCGCCTTAAAACCAAACAGCACAACAAGCAAGTCG GTATCAAGATCCCAGAGAACTGCGTGCCCCGCGTGCGCGAGGAGCTGTTGCAAATGGACGAGGAGGTAAAGAGGAGACGAAAGGAGCGGGAGCAGCAGGCCGCGGAGCAGCAGCTGGCTGAGGATCGCATGCGTAAGATGGAGCAGGACAACAAACACCTCCTGGCGAATCTGTTCAACCAGAAACCCATGCTCAACCAGTCCCTCGTTCAGTCCCTCGCCCAGAGCCAGATCCTCAAACAGAAACTGAACCAAAACGCTCTACAAAGGACACAAACTGGGAGCATCTCTCAACTGCAGAGACTGCAAGCCCAAGCCCAGtccgctttacagcagccctcGCAGAACTTACCCCTGTTGTCCTTACAGAGAAACCCCAGCCAAACCCAGCAAAGGACCCATAACAGCTGGCCCAACAATTCCACCACCCCCAACCAGGGCGCTGTCCCCAACACAGTTAGCATCCGCTCCAATTACTCCAATTTTTTCCCACCGTCCTTTTCCCCTTTCCCACAGCGGAAGAACCCATCACTCCCACTCCATCAGACCACACTGTCCCACAACTTGTCTTCCAAGAATCCCCTGGATGAGATCTTGGACCTGACTGTGGGCTCGCCGTCTCCCTCCCCGGACAGCACGGAGGTCGGGCTGAATCTGGACAGTCTGGCAGGACACGCTGCAGCATTCGGAGATGACTTTAATCTGGAGTCTCTGATCTCTCAGACTGCACCGAATGCCCAGCACGCGGCACAAATTCAGCAGCCTCttttgctgcagcagcagcagcatctgcaGGCAACACAGCAGCAGAACCTGAACCTGCTGGCCAACAACCACCAAGACTTGTTAGATTTATTTGACTTGCCCCTGTCCCCGCAGATGCCCACACAGAAAGCCAGCCCTTcatcctctacctcctcctgctcttcctccacGTCCTCCAACTCAAATAACCTGGTCCCACACGTCCCCGCCGGCCTCCTGCCCGCATCTAGCCTCATCCCAGCATCGTCCtcgtcctctctcttctccagcCCGTCCTCGTCCTCATCTTTGTTTTCCAACTCTTCCCCTCGCTTCTCTTCCAACTATCTCCTCTCCCCGTCAGACTCGCTACCGTTACCCAACGGCCACTCCGTCGCTCTTGACGTACGCGAGGCTCTGAACAGCATGCTACAGGAACCGGACCGCAAATCTGTCATTAAATACCGGCCAGAGTAA
- the si:ch73-63e15.2 gene encoding protein strawberry notch homolog 2 isoform X4, whose translation MSVCILPPSHTAAFGPMSLMQLWTKLYSQLGRPLPKDLSCIDDLSTNSLFSSPADSLSEYADAQPFISPDNLTTVPTLWDVNTSTTTPAQSQLELNGTSRFHGLASLDDISAIISTPPLGGFQPQRTQSPPEEEEDAEEEETEELGHVDTYAEYRPSKSTIGISHPDIVVETNTLSSVPPPDITYTVSIPEPAINGGLLSALQLEAIIYACQQHEVILQNNQRAGFLIGDGAGVGKGRTVAGIILENYLKGRKKALWFSISNDLKFDAERDLKDIDAQSIPVHALNKIKYGDTATSEGVLFATYSALIGESQAGGQHRTRIKQILDWCKPDFDGVIIFDECHKAKNATSTKMGKAVLDLQNKLPRARVVYASATGASEPKNMIYMSRLGIWGEGTPFRAFEDFLHAIEKRGVGAMEIVAMDMKVSGMYIARQLSFSGVSFRIEEIGLDSDFKLVYNKAAILWAEALQVFMRAADELGLVSRKSLWGQFWSSHQRFFKYLCIAAKVRCLVELAQKDLQAGKCIVIGLQSTGESRTREVLDENDGQLDRFVSAAEGVFQSLVTKHFPSEKQRREKAPGNKRKRKPRGRQTKVPKHTVDSGGVINISDDSSSDSDGMDTDSNSSPDSLLDNDDVIFVNHTSCQTARIEEMKQSLLNKISILGKELPLNTLDELIDKFGGPDKVSEMTGRKGRVVRRPDGSVRYESRAEQGLTIDHINIKEKDRFMGAEKFVAIISEAASSGISLQADKRVKNQRRRVHMTLELPWSADRAIQQFGRTHRSNQVTAPEYIFLISELAGERRFASIVAKRLESLGALTHGDRRATESRDLSKYNFENKYGTKALDKITKAILGHIENKVPPPKGYPGGEGIFFRDMKLGMMDVGIFCRESRFGINTEKDCSITKFLNRILGLEVHKQNHLFQYFTDNFDYLIEKDKKEGKYDMGILDLAPGNDEIYEEKQETFLTVGNPQDGQVVLYKISVDRGMPWDEAFNRSLKLSGPDDGFYLSLKLRGNHPCVLLAEQGRGKNLIVYKPNIGKQTHPESLDNLQQRYRKVTPEEARDSWENQFTFSFKKCSHANWNGKCKKIEEGQECLQGMRLRQYHMLCGALLRVWKRVSDVVSDITSSSILQIVRLKTKQHNKQVGIKIPENCVPRVREELLQMDEEVKRRRKEREQQAAEQQLAEDRMRKMEQDNKHLLANLFNQKPMLNQSLVQSLAQSQILKQKLNQNALQRTQTGSISQLQRLQAQAQSALQQPSQNLPLLSLQRNPSQTQQRTHNSWPNNSTTPNQGAVPNTVSIRSNYSNFFPPSFSPFPQRKNPSLPLHQTTLSHNLSSKNPLDEILDLTVGSPSPSPDSTEVGLNLDSLAGHAAAFGDDFNLESLISQTAPNAQHAAQIQQPLLLQQQQHLQATQQQNLNLLANNHQDLLDLFDLPLSPQMPTQKASPSSSTSSCSSSTSSNSNNLVPHVPAGLLPASSLIPASSSSSLFSSPSSSSSLFSNSSPRFSSNYLLSPSDSLPLPNGHSVALDVREALNSMLQEPDRKSVIKYRPE comes from the exons GACCTGTCCTGCATTGATGACCTCTCCACAAactctctgttctcctctccGGCTGACTCACTGTCGGAGTATGCTGATGCCCAGCCCTTCATCAGCCCTGACAACCTGACCACGGTGCCCACCCTCTGGGACGTCAACACTAGTACCACCACACCAGCACAGAGCCAGCTAGAG CTGAATGGCACCAGCAGGTTTCATGGCTTGGCCAGTTTGGATGATATATCTGCTATTATCAGCACCCCACCTTTAGGAGGATTCCAG CCTCAGAGAACCCAGTCGCCcccggaggaggaagaggatgctgaggaagaggagacagaggaactGGGACATGTAGACACATATGCTGAGTACAGACCTTCCAAAT ccACTATAGGAATTTCTCATCCTGACATAGTGGTGGAGACCAACACGCTATCCAGTGTCCCACCTCCTGACATCACATACACTGTGTCTATCCCTGAGCCAGCTATTAACGGTGGCCTGCTGTCCGCTCTACAGCTAGAGGCCATCATCTACGCCTGCCAg CAACACGAGGTTATCCTTCAGAACAACCAGAGGGCAGGCTTCCTGATCGGAGATGGGGCAGGGGTCGGAAAGGGACGCACTGTGGCAGGAATCATCCTGGAGAACTACCTTAAGGGAAGGAAGAAAGCACTATG GTTCAGCATATCCAATGACCTGAAATTTGATGCAGAGAGAGATCTCAAAGACATAGATGCACAGAGTATTCCTGTGCATGCCTTAAACAAG ATTAAGTATGGAGACACAGCTACCTCAGAAGGAGTCCTGTTTGCAACTTACTCTGCGCTGATTGGAGAGAGCCAGGCAGGAGGGCAGCACCGGACGAGAATTAAACAGATCTTAGACTGGTGCAAGCCAGACTTTGATGGAGTT ATTATTTTTGATGAATGCCACAAAGCCAAGAATGCCACATCTACAAAGATGGGCAAGGCAGTGCTTGACCTGCAAAACAAGCTGCCGCGGGCCAGAGTGGTGTATGCCAGTGCCACAG GTGCCTCTGAGCCAAAGAACATGATCTATATGAGCCGCCTGGGAATCTGGGGTGAGGGCACGCCCTTCAGAGCCTTTGAGGACTTCCTGCACGCCATCGAGAAGAG AGGTGTCGGTGCCATGGAGATTGTTGCCATGGACATGAAAGTGAGCGGCATGTACATCGCCAGGCAGCTGAGCTTCTCAGGGGTGTCTTTCCGCATCGAAGAGATCGGACTGGACAGTGACTTCAAACTGGTCTATAACAAAGCTGCCATACTG TGGGCGGAGGCGTTGCAGGTGTTCATGCGTGCAGCTGATGAGCTGGGCCTGGTCAGCAGGAAGTCTCTGTGGGGGCAGTTCTGGTCGTCTCACCAGCGCTTCTTCAAATACCTCTGTATCGCTGCCAAGGTCCGCTGCCTGGTGGAGCTGGCCCAAAAAGATTTGCAGGCCGGAAAG TGCATCGTTATTGGGCTGCAGTCTACTGGAGAGTCCCGCACCAGAGAAGTCCTGGATGAGAATGACGGACAGCTGGACAGATTTGTCTCTGCAGCAGA GGGAGTATTCCAGTCTCTTGTAACGAAACATTTCCCTTCagagaaacagaggagagagaaggcaCCAGGGAATAAGAGAAAAC GAAAGCCTCGAGGTCGCCAGACCAAGGTACCCAAACACACCGTGGACAGCGGTGGTGTGATCAACATCAGCGATGACAGCAGTAGTGATTCCGATGGCATGGACACGGACTCCAACTCCTCACCAGACTCCCTGCTAgacaatgatgatgtcatatttGTTAACCACACTAGCTGCCAGACAG CCAGGATAGAGGAGATGAAGCAGAGCCTCCTCAACAAAATATCCATACTGGGAAAAGAACTACCTCTCAATACCTTGGACGAGCTCATCGATAAGTTTGGAGGACCCGATAAAGTCTCAGAG ATGACTGGTCGTAAGGGTCGTGTGGTGCGGCGTCCTGATGGCAGCGTCCGTTATGAGTCCCGGGCTGAGCAGGGTCTCACCATCGACCACATTAACATCAAGGAGAAAGATCGCTTCATGGGGGCAGAGAAG TTTGTGGCCATCATCTCAGAGGCAGCCAGCTCTGGGATTTCCCTGCAGGCGGACAAGCGAGTGAAAAACCAGAGGCGTAGGGTCCACATGACCTTGGAGCTGCCCTGGAGTGCAGACAGGGCCATTCAGCAATTTG GTCGCACCCATCGGTCCAACCAGGTGACAGCCCCAGAGTACATCTTCCTCATCTCAGAGTTGGCTGGGGAGAGACGTTTTGCCTCCATTGTGGCTAAGAGACTAGAGAGCCTG GGTGCATTAACTCATGGAGACAGAAGAGCCACAGAATCCAGAGACCTGAGCAAGTACAACTTTGAGAACAAG TATGGTACCAAGGCTCTAGATAAGATCACCAAAGCAATCCTTGGCCACATAGAGAACAAGGTGCCCCCTCCCAAAGGCTACCCCGGGGGCGAAGGCATATTCTTCAGAG aCATGAAACTTGGAATGATGGATGTGGGCATCTTTTGTAGGGAGTCTCGCTTTGGGATCAATACTGAGAAAG ACTGCAGCATCACCAAGTTCTTAAATCGCATCCTGGGTCTGGAGGTCCACAAGCAGAACCATCTCTTCCAGTACTTCACCGACAACTTTGACTACCTAATCGAAAAGGATAAGAAGGAGGGCAAATATGACATGGGAATCCTAG ACCTTGCCCCGGGTAACGACGAGATTTACGAGGAGAAACAGGAAACGTTCTTGACAGTTGGAAACCCTCAGGATGGACAGGTTGTTCTCTATAAG ATCAGTGTGGACAGAGGCATGCCCTGGGACGAGGCCTTCAACAGGTCACTGAAGCTCAGCGGTCCTGACGACGGGTTCTACTTGTCCCTGAAG CTGCGAGGTAACCACCCATGTGTGCTGCTAGCTGAGCAAGGACGAGGAAAGAACCTAATCGTCTACAAGCCCAACATTGGCAAGCAGACGCACCCTGAGAGCCTGGACAACCTGCAGCAACGTTACCGGAAG GTGACTCCAGAGGAAGCCAGGGACAGCTGGGAGAACCAGTTCACCTTCTCCTTCAAGAAGTGTAGCCATGCCAACTG GAATGGgaagtgtaagaaaatagaGGAAGGTCAGGAGTGTCTGCAGGGTATGCGCCTCCGTCAGTACCACATGCTGTGTGGAGCTCTGTTGCGTGTGTGGAAGCGCGTATCCGATGTGGTGTCTGACATCACCAGCTCCAGCATCCTGCAGATTGTCCGCCTTAAAACCAAACAGCACAACAAGCAAGTCG GTATCAAGATCCCAGAGAACTGCGTGCCCCGCGTGCGCGAGGAGCTGTTGCAAATGGACGAGGAGGTAAAGAGGAGACGAAAGGAGCGGGAGCAGCAGGCCGCGGAGCAGCAGCTGGCTGAGGATCGCATGCGTAAGATGGAGCAGGACAACAAACACCTCCTGGCGAATCTGTTCAACCAGAAACCCATGCTCAACCAGTCCCTCGTTCAGTCCCTCGCCCAGAGCCAGATCCTCAAACAGAAACTGAACCAAAACGCTCTACAAAGGACACAAACTGGGAGCATCTCTCAACTGCAGAGACTGCAAGCCCAAGCCCAGtccgctttacagcagccctcGCAGAACTTACCCCTGTTGTCCTTACAGAGAAACCCCAGCCAAACCCAGCAAAGGACCCATAACAGCTGGCCCAACAATTCCACCACCCCCAACCAGGGCGCTGTCCCCAACACAGTTAGCATCCGCTCCAATTACTCCAATTTTTTCCCACCGTCCTTTTCCCCTTTCCCACAGCGGAAGAACCCATCACTCCCACTCCATCAGACCACACTGTCCCACAACTTGTCTTCCAAGAATCCCCTGGATGAGATCTTGGACCTGACTGTGGGCTCGCCGTCTCCCTCCCCGGACAGCACGGAGGTCGGGCTGAATCTGGACAGTCTGGCAGGACACGCTGCAGCATTCGGAGATGACTTTAATCTGGAGTCTCTGATCTCTCAGACTGCACCGAATGCCCAGCACGCGGCACAAATTCAGCAGCCTCttttgctgcagcagcagcagcatctgcaGGCAACACAGCAGCAGAACCTGAACCTGCTGGCCAACAACCACCAAGACTTGTTAGATTTATTTGACTTGCCCCTGTCCCCGCAGATGCCCACACAGAAAGCCAGCCCTTcatcctctacctcctcctgctcttcctccacGTCCTCCAACTCAAATAACCTGGTCCCACACGTCCCCGCCGGCCTCCTGCCCGCATCTAGCCTCATCCCAGCATCGTCCtcgtcctctctcttctccagcCCGTCCTCGTCCTCATCTTTGTTTTCCAACTCTTCCCCTCGCTTCTCTTCCAACTATCTCCTCTCCCCGTCAGACTCGCTACCGTTACCCAACGGCCACTCCGTCGCTCTTGACGTACGCGAGGCTCTGAACAGCATGCTACAGGAACCGGACCGCAAATCTGTCATTAAATACCGGCCAGAGTAA